The following coding sequences are from one Culex quinquefasciatus strain JHB chromosome 1, VPISU_Cqui_1.0_pri_paternal, whole genome shotgun sequence window:
- the LOC6032071 gene encoding uncharacterized protein LOC6032071, with amino-acid sequence MSNFDVFDNLNSYLDKTDDYDVSDDAELGVSFDEAEMQLPVATKGKRGTKKDKEPKLISPKKKRDKPTSQTSLRSVMSQEEEEEEDELESGSGSQSSIASRKRGMPTAAVVEIEDDGLEQQIAAIKKQYDIIFNQNKSFADSNKKFFSGLKRRYTTLSKQFHSKSRSKTFPEKLQVLRDEMFDICVNSNLFAPQVPAAPAAPPPVVNSQLPATRSGTRRSLRRQEPELINLVDSPALILPGVVNLDSDDDADCVMAVKEADQSFDSENYELSLKIKWEGKIERFAHRKHQKFADLIEQLAKRAGSDASHVVLDINERIINPEDTPDSINYRISQFISGRVMQGKLADLFVGNRPNVTKPAANKNLIKLKVQSDRWKHPLEVQIEKDRKMKLVVIKCAEQLKCAPGEIKLSFDGDPVELDSTPLDLELEGGEILDLRFVK; translated from the exons ATGTCCAACTTTGATGTCTTTGACAACTTAAACAGCTATTTAGACA AAACTGATGATTACGACGTGTCGGATGATGCCGAACTGGGGGTCAGTTTCGACGAGGCAGAAATGCAGCTTCCGGTGGCCACCAAGGGAAAACGCGGCACCAAAAAGGACAAAGAACCCAAGCTGATTTCGCCGAAAAAGAAGCGCGACAAGCCGACCTCGCAGACTTCGTTGCGTTCGGTGATGTcccaggaggaggaggaggaagaggatgAGCTCGAGTCCGGTTCCGGATCGCAGTCTTCGATCGCTTCAAGGAAAAGAGGAATGCCAACGGCCGCCGTGGTTGAGATTGAGGATGACGGGTTGGAAC agCAAATCGCGGCAATTAAAAAGCAATACGACATCATCTTCAACCAGAACAAGTCCTTTGCCGATTCCAACAAAAAGTTCTTTTCCGGTTTGAAACGGCGCTACACGACGCTGTCCAAGCAGTTCCACAGCAAGTCGCGGAGCAAAACGTTCCCGGAGAAGTTGCAAGTGCTGCGGGATGAAATGTTCGACATTTGTGTCAATTCGAATTTGTTTGCGCCGCAGGTTCCGGCTGCTCCCGCGGCACCGCCTCCCGTCGTCAATTCGCAGCTGCCAGCCACGAGATCTGGGACGAGGCGAAGTTTGAGACGGCAGGAGCCGGAACTGATCAATCTGGTTGACAGTCCGGCGTTGATTCTTCCCGGAGTGGTAAACTTGGACTCGGACGATGATGCGGACTGCGTGATGGCCGTCAAGGAAGCGGACCAGTCGTTTGACTCGGAAAACTACGAACTTTCGCTCAAGATCAAGTGGGAGGGTAAGATCGAGCGGTTCGCCCACCGGAAGCACCAGAAGTTTGCGGATCTAATTGAGCAGCTGGCGAAACGAGCTGGTTCCGATGCAAGTCACGTGGTACTGGACATCAACGAGCGGATCATTAACCCGGAAGACACGCCCGACTCGATCAACTATCGGATATCGCAGTTTATCT cggGTCGCGTAATGCAGGGCAAACTCGCCGACCTGTTTGTAGGAAATCGTCCCAACGTGACCAAACCAGCGGCGAACAAAAACTTGATCAAGTTGAAGGTCCAATCCGATCGCTGGAAGCATCCACTTGAGGTTCAAATCGAAAAGGATCGCAAAATGAAGCTGGTGGTGATAAAGTGCGCCGAGCAGCTCAAGTGCGCTCCCGGCGAGATCAAGCTGAGCTTCGACGGCGATCCGGTGGAGCTCGATTCGACGCCACTCGATCTGGAACTGGAAGGAGGTGAAATTCTGGATCTACGCTTCGTCAAGTGA